One segment of Gopherus flavomarginatus isolate rGopFla2 chromosome 8, rGopFla2.mat.asm, whole genome shotgun sequence DNA contains the following:
- the ZIC3 gene encoding zinc finger protein ZIC 3, with protein MAMLLDGGPQFPTLGVGGFGAPRHHEGPGRDPGAGMGLGPFGDASHAAAFKLSPAAHELSSGQSSAFTPQGSGYANALGHHHHHHHAGQVPAYGGAAAAFNSTRDFLFRQRGSGLGEPASSGAQHGIFGGSPGSLHGPPGITESPGYLLFPGLHEQSPSHPSPGGHVENGQMHLGLRGDLFGRPDPYRAVSSPRTDPYAGAQFHNYNPMNMNMGMNVAAHHHHGPGAFFRYMRQPIKQELSCKWVEESQINRPKKSCDRTFSTMHELVTHVTMEHVGGPEQNNHICYWEECPREGKSFKAKYKLVNHIRVHTGEKPFPCPFPGCGKIFARSENLKIHKRTHTGKEGDGKWGA; from the coding sequence ATGGCCATGCTGCTGGACGGCGGCCCGCAGTTCCCCACCCTGGGAGTCGGGGGCTTCGGGGCCCCTCGCCACCACGAGGGGCCCGGCCGCGACCCCGGCGCCGGGATGGGGCTGGGCCCCTTCGGGGACGCCTCGCACGCGGCGGCCTTTAAGCTCAGCCCGGCCGCCCACGAGCTCTCGTCCGGGCAGAGCTCGGCGTTCACCCCGCAAGGCTCGGGCTATGCCAACGCGCTggggcaccaccaccaccaccaccacgccgGCCAGGTGCCCGCCTACGGGGGCGCGGCCGCCGCCTTCAACTCCACGCGGGACTTTCTCTTTCGCCAGCGGGGCTCCGGCCTGGGGGAACCCGCCTCCAGCGGCGCCCAGCACGGCATCTTCGGCGGCTCCCCCGGCAGCCTGCACGGGCCGCCGGGCATTACGGAGAGCCCGGGCTACTTGCTCTTCCCGGGGCTGCACGAGCAgagccccagccacccctcccccgGCGGGCACGTGGAGAACGGGCAAATGCACCTGGGGCTGCGGGGGGATCTCTTCGGCCGGCCGGACCCTTACCGGGCCGTCTCCAGCCCCCGCACGGACCCGTACGCCGGCGCCCAGTTCCACAACTACAACCCCATGAACATGAATATGGGCATGAACGTGGCGGCCCATCACCACCACGGCCCGGGGGCTTTCTTCCGCTACATGCGCCAGCCCATCAAGCAAGAGCTGTCCTGCAAGTGGGTGGAGGAGAGCCAGATCAACCGGCCCAAAAAGAGCTGCGACCGGACGTTCAGCACCATGCACGAACTGGTCACCCATGTGACGATGGAGCATGTCGGGGGGCCGGAGCAGAACAACCACATCTGCTACTGGGAGGAATGTCCGAGGGAAGGCAAGTCCTTCAAGGCGAAATACAAACTGGTGAACCACATTCGGGTTCACACGGGGGAAAAGCCATTCCCGTGCCCGTTCCCAGGCTGCGGGAAAATCTTTGCCAGGTCCGAGAATCTGAAGATCCACAAAAGGACGCACACAGGTAAGGAGGGAGACGGAAAATGGGGTGCATGA